A stretch of Flexivirga aerilata DNA encodes these proteins:
- a CDS encoding HIT family protein: MTETTDPDCLFCKIVAGEIPSQQIDENDDTFVFMDINPATRGHALVIPKRHTQDLTTIDPADLAACAQMAQQIAKRAKSQLHADGVNLLNCCGEVAWQTVFHFHIHVIPRYVDDSVRLPWIPAPGDADEIAAAAEALRG; encoded by the coding sequence ATGACCGAGACCACGGACCCGGACTGCCTGTTCTGCAAGATCGTCGCGGGCGAGATCCCGTCGCAGCAGATCGACGAGAACGACGACACGTTCGTCTTCATGGACATCAACCCGGCGACGCGCGGGCACGCGCTGGTGATCCCGAAGCGGCATACGCAGGACCTGACCACGATCGACCCGGCTGACCTCGCGGCGTGCGCACAGATGGCGCAGCAGATCGCGAAGCGCGCCAAGTCACAGCTGCACGCCGACGGCGTCAACCTGCTCAACTGCTGCGGCGAGGTTGCGTGGCAGACGGTCTTCCATTTCCACATCCACGTGATCCCGCGCTACGTCGACGACAGCGTGCGCCTGCCGTGGATCCCGGCGCCCGGCGACGCAGACGAGATCGCGGCCGCCGCGGAGGCGCTGCGCGGCTGA
- a CDS encoding acetyl-CoA C-acetyltransferase: protein MPEAVIVATARTPIGRAFKGSLKDIRPDDLSLQVIQAALAKVPGLDPALVEDLYLGCAEPWAEQGSNMARIVAVMGGWDHLPGSTVNRFCASSVQTTRMAAHAIKAGEGDVFISAGVECVSRYADFSGAGGSKADWQNPKFDEAKARTEQTAKDNTTWTDPREKGLLPDAYIAMGQTAENVATSRGITRERQDEWGVSSQNRAEKAIAEGFFEREIAPVTLPDGTVVSTDDGPRAGVTLEKVSTLQPVFRENGTVTAGNCCPLNDGASAVVVMSDTKAKELGLTPLARVVSTGVSGLSPEIMGLGPVEASKQALKRAGMTIGDMDLYEINEAFAAQVLPSADDLGMDFDKLNVHGGAIALGHPFGSTGGRITATLLNGLQSTDGTFGLETMCVGGGQGMAIIYERLS from the coding sequence ATGCCTGAAGCAGTCATCGTTGCGACCGCACGCACGCCGATCGGGCGGGCCTTCAAGGGTTCGCTGAAGGACATCCGACCCGACGACCTCAGCCTGCAGGTGATCCAAGCCGCGCTCGCCAAGGTGCCCGGCCTGGACCCGGCGCTCGTGGAGGACCTCTACCTCGGGTGCGCCGAGCCGTGGGCCGAGCAGGGCAGCAACATGGCGCGCATCGTCGCCGTGATGGGCGGCTGGGACCACCTGCCCGGCTCCACCGTCAACCGCTTCTGCGCCAGCTCGGTGCAGACGACCCGCATGGCGGCGCACGCGATCAAGGCCGGCGAGGGTGACGTCTTCATCTCGGCCGGTGTGGAGTGCGTCTCCCGCTACGCCGACTTCTCCGGCGCCGGCGGCAGCAAGGCCGACTGGCAGAACCCGAAGTTCGACGAGGCCAAGGCGCGCACCGAGCAGACCGCCAAGGACAACACCACCTGGACCGACCCGCGTGAGAAGGGCCTGCTGCCCGACGCGTACATCGCGATGGGCCAGACCGCGGAGAACGTCGCCACCTCGCGCGGCATCACCCGCGAGCGCCAGGACGAGTGGGGCGTGTCCAGCCAGAACCGCGCCGAGAAGGCGATCGCCGAGGGCTTCTTCGAGCGCGAGATCGCGCCGGTGACGCTGCCCGACGGCACGGTCGTCAGCACCGACGACGGCCCGCGCGCCGGCGTCACCCTGGAGAAGGTCTCGACGCTGCAGCCGGTCTTCCGGGAGAACGGCACCGTCACCGCCGGCAACTGCTGCCCGCTCAACGACGGCGCGTCCGCGGTCGTCGTGATGAGCGACACCAAGGCCAAGGAGCTCGGGCTGACCCCCCTCGCCCGCGTCGTGTCGACCGGCGTGTCCGGCCTGTCTCCGGAGATCATGGGTCTCGGTCCGGTCGAGGCGTCGAAGCAGGCGCTGAAGCGGGCCGGCATGACGATCGGCGACATGGACCTCTACGAGATCAACGAGGCCTTCGCGGCGCAGGTGCTGCCGTCCGCCGACGACCTCGGCATGGACTTCGACAAGCTCAACGTGCACGGCGGCGCGATCGCGCTCGGCCACCCCTTCGGGTCGACCGGTGGCCGCATCACCGCGACGCTCCTCAACGGTCTGCAGAGCACCGACGGCACCTTCGGCCTCGAGACCATGTGCGTGGGCGGTGGCCAGGGTATGGCGATCATCTACGAGCGGCTGTCCTGA
- a CDS encoding Bax inhibitor-1/YccA family protein — translation MASNPVFNRFNDDLDKGRVAADQPQYGQFGTPDQQRAAQYGYPGGQQGYPGQPQGYPGQQGYPGQQGYPGQQMGGYPGAPMGQPDLEKAYEAPSATARQSGRMTVDDVVTKSLALFGILLVFAAVGWFVGAANPGAGMALWMGGMIAGIVLGFVISFKRVISVPLIIAYAVCEGLFIGAVSGFFNNAYPGVVGEAVLATLCVFAGMFAGWKFGLIRVTERSRKIFGLMIMGYFLFAIVNFLLVLTGVIDNPFGVGGSGPLGIIISVFAVGLASYSIAVDFDSIQRGVNAGLPEKYSWLMAHGLLVSVVWLYIELLRLFARIQRN, via the coding sequence ATGGCATCCAATCCGGTGTTCAACCGGTTCAACGACGACCTGGACAAAGGCCGAGTCGCCGCTGACCAGCCGCAGTACGGCCAGTTCGGCACGCCCGACCAGCAGCGCGCCGCCCAATACGGCTATCCCGGCGGGCAGCAGGGCTACCCCGGTCAGCCACAGGGCTACCCCGGTCAGCAGGGTTACCCAGGACAGCAGGGCTACCCGGGTCAGCAGATGGGCGGGTACCCGGGCGCGCCAATGGGCCAGCCCGATCTGGAGAAGGCCTACGAGGCGCCGTCCGCGACGGCCCGCCAGTCGGGCCGGATGACCGTCGACGACGTCGTCACCAAGTCACTCGCCCTCTTCGGCATCCTGCTGGTCTTCGCGGCCGTCGGCTGGTTCGTCGGCGCCGCCAACCCGGGCGCCGGCATGGCGCTGTGGATGGGCGGCATGATCGCCGGCATCGTCCTCGGCTTCGTGATCTCGTTCAAGCGCGTCATCTCGGTGCCGCTGATCATCGCGTATGCCGTGTGCGAGGGCCTCTTCATCGGGGCCGTCAGCGGCTTCTTCAACAACGCCTACCCGGGCGTCGTCGGCGAGGCCGTGCTCGCGACCCTCTGCGTCTTCGCCGGGATGTTCGCCGGCTGGAAGTTCGGGCTCATCCGGGTCACCGAGCGCTCGCGGAAGATCTTCGGCCTGATGATCATGGGCTACTTTCTCTTCGCGATCGTCAACTTCCTGCTGGTCCTCACCGGCGTCATCGACAACCCGTTCGGCGTCGGCGGCAGCGGCCCGCTCGGCATCATCATCAGCGTGTTCGCGGTGGGCCTGGCGTCATACTCGATCGCCGTCGACTTCGACTCGATCCAGCGCGGCGTCAACGCCGGTCTGCCCGAGAAGTACTCCTGGCTGATGGCGCACGGTCTGCTGGTGTCGGTCGTCTGGCTCTACATCGAGCTGCTGCGCCTCTTCGCCCGCATTCAGCGCAACTGA
- a CDS encoding MarR family winged helix-turn-helix transcriptional regulator, translating to MTSDANPAAARERETRRVLEQLRAFTRRLNRNWSSYVPELTFSDFMALRAVADLDVPTVQDVARELRIDKSSASRRVAALERDGHVERHQIPGERRAQELTLTAVGRRTLAAAERTNLATLGERMADWTDADIARLAQLLERLNGSEPTA from the coding sequence ATGACCTCGGATGCCAACCCGGCCGCCGCCCGGGAGCGCGAGACGCGACGGGTGCTGGAGCAGCTGCGCGCGTTCACCCGGCGCCTCAACCGCAACTGGTCCAGCTACGTGCCGGAGCTGACGTTCAGCGACTTCATGGCGCTGCGCGCGGTCGCCGATCTCGACGTGCCGACGGTGCAGGACGTCGCGCGCGAACTGCGCATCGACAAGTCGTCGGCGAGCCGGCGGGTGGCGGCACTGGAGCGCGACGGGCACGTCGAGCGGCATCAGATCCCGGGTGAACGGCGCGCCCAGGAGCTCACGCTCACCGCGGTCGGCCGGCGCACCCTGGCGGCTGCCGAGCGCACCAACCTGGCGACCCTGGGCGAACGGATGGCGGACTGGACCGACGCAGACATCGCGCGGCTCGCGCAGTTGCTGGAGCGGTTGAACGGATCAGAGCCGACGGCGTGA
- a CDS encoding Ppx/GppA phosphatase family protein: MTRVAAVDCGTNSIRLLVADTDGRTVRDVVRRMEIVRLGQGVDVTGRIAPEAMERTLTVAREYASQCVELGVERVRFVATSASRDASNAAEFAAGVADAFSAFGIRPEVITGDEEAQLSFRGATSVAGEQTPAPYLVVDLGGGSTEFVLGDEQVTAARSVDMGCVRFTERHLRSDPPTDAEIAAATTDIDALIDSAAQVVPLGEAGSLIGLAGSVTTITANALRLPAYDPERIDGTALTVHQVVDSCDDLLRMTRAQRAELGFMHPGRVDVIGSGALIWGTIVQRVAEQAGLTTVLTSEHDILDGIALGLAD, from the coding sequence ATGACGAGGGTCGCCGCGGTCGACTGCGGCACCAACTCGATCCGGCTCCTCGTCGCCGACACCGATGGCCGCACCGTGCGGGACGTGGTGCGCCGGATGGAGATCGTCCGCCTCGGTCAGGGCGTCGACGTGACCGGACGCATCGCGCCCGAGGCGATGGAGCGCACGCTCACCGTTGCCCGCGAATATGCCTCGCAGTGCGTGGAGTTGGGCGTCGAGCGGGTGCGTTTCGTCGCGACCTCGGCATCCCGCGACGCGTCCAACGCCGCAGAGTTCGCGGCCGGTGTCGCCGACGCGTTCTCCGCCTTCGGCATCCGCCCCGAGGTGATCACCGGGGACGAGGAGGCGCAGCTGAGCTTCCGCGGGGCGACGAGCGTGGCCGGTGAGCAGACGCCTGCGCCATACCTCGTGGTGGACCTGGGTGGTGGCTCGACCGAGTTCGTGCTCGGCGACGAGCAGGTGACGGCGGCGCGCTCGGTCGACATGGGTTGCGTGCGCTTCACCGAGCGGCACCTGCGCTCGGACCCGCCGACCGACGCCGAAATCGCTGCAGCGACAACGGATATCGACGCTCTCATCGACAGTGCTGCGCAGGTCGTGCCGCTGGGGGAGGCCGGGTCGTTGATCGGGCTGGCCGGCTCGGTCACCACGATCACCGCCAACGCGCTGCGGCTGCCGGCATACGACCCGGAGCGCATCGACGGCACTGCGCTGACCGTGCACCAGGTCGTCGACTCGTGCGACGACCTCCTGCGGATGACGCGCGCGCAGCGCGCCGAGCTCGGCTTCATGCACCCCGGCCGGGTCGACGTGATCGGCTCGGGAGCGCTGATCTGGGGCACGATCGTGCAGCGCGTCGCGGAGCAGGCCGGCCTCACCACCGTGCTCACCAGCGAGCACGACATCCTCGACGGCATCGCCCTGGGGCTCGCCGACTAA
- a CDS encoding DUF501 domain-containing protein, producing MTENASPDVDPADLAAVEQQLGRLPRGVVEIAARCECGCPAVVRTLPRLPDGTPFPTTFYATCPRLTSAISTLEAQGMMREMTERLGTDPELAAAYRAAHEDYLRRRAELGSVPEIEGISAGGMPDRVKCLHVLVAHSLAVGPGVNPLGDEALAALPQWWDRGCCGVADAAEAADTPEQDV from the coding sequence GTGACCGAAAACGCAAGTCCTGACGTCGATCCCGCCGACCTGGCGGCCGTCGAGCAGCAGCTCGGCCGGCTGCCGCGCGGGGTCGTCGAGATCGCCGCACGCTGCGAGTGCGGGTGCCCCGCGGTCGTGCGCACCCTGCCCCGGCTGCCCGACGGCACGCCGTTCCCGACCACCTTCTACGCCACCTGCCCGCGGCTGACCAGTGCGATCAGCACCCTGGAGGCACAGGGCATGATGCGCGAGATGACCGAGCGGCTCGGCACCGACCCCGAGCTGGCGGCGGCCTACCGCGCGGCGCACGAGGACTACCTGCGCCGACGGGCCGAGCTCGGCAGTGTGCCTGAGATCGAAGGCATTTCGGCCGGTGGCATGCCCGACCGCGTCAAGTGCCTGCACGTGCTGGTCGCCCACTCGCTGGCGGTCGGCCCGGGCGTCAACCCGCTCGGCGACGAGGCGCTCGCCGCCCTGCCGCAGTGGTGGGACCGCGGCTGCTGCGGCGTCGCCGACGCTGCCGAAGCCGCCGACACCCCCGAGCAGGACGTATGA
- a CDS encoding FtsB family cell division protein: protein MTRDSRSTRPTRARTTSRPTSGGAAKKGRQTAVRTATGGAQRTRATRPTRSPRSMRRLTVIGVLLVFLAVVITPTLRSYLSQRGQIADLNKKVAAQQADLGNLQKQKKQWDDPKYVEAQAGSRLGFAKPGQTVTVYVTNDPKTIADAKAQQDKNSTWYGKMWQSVVASGKH from the coding sequence ATGACACGGGATTCGCGATCCACGCGACCCACCCGCGCTCGCACGACGTCGCGCCCGACCTCCGGCGGAGCGGCGAAGAAGGGGCGGCAGACCGCTGTTCGCACGGCGACCGGCGGGGCGCAGCGCACGCGCGCGACGCGCCCCACCCGGTCGCCGCGGTCGATGCGCCGGCTCACGGTGATCGGGGTGCTGCTGGTCTTCCTCGCGGTCGTCATCACCCCGACGCTGCGGTCCTACCTGTCCCAGCGCGGTCAGATCGCCGACCTCAATAAGAAGGTCGCCGCGCAGCAGGCCGACCTGGGCAACCTGCAGAAGCAGAAGAAGCAGTGGGACGACCCCAAATACGTTGAGGCGCAGGCGGGTTCGCGACTCGGTTTCGCCAAGCCGGGGCAGACGGTGACCGTCTACGTCACCAATGACCCGAAGACCATCGCGGACGCGAAGGCCCAGCAGGACAAGAACAGCACGTGGTACGGCAAGATGTGGCAGTCCGTCGTCGCCTCCGGAAAGCACTGA
- the eno gene encoding phosphopyruvate hydratase — translation MATIDALLAREILDSRGNPTVEVEVALDDGTIGRAAVPSGASTGQFEAVERRDGDKKRYGGKGVEDAVDAVAEEIAPRVLGYDASEQRLVDQEMINADGTDNKGKIGANAILGVSLAVAKAAADSADLPLFRYVGGPNAHLLPVPMMNILNGGAHADSNVDIQEFMIAPIGAGSFREALRWGAEVYHALKKVLHDKGLSTGLGDEGGFAPDLESNRAALDLIIDAIKAAGFTPGKDIALALDVAASEFHDKGSYTFEGGKKSAQEMTDYYADLVASYPLVSIEDPLNEDDWEGWKTLTDQLGDKVQIVGDDLFVTNPTRLQRGIESGTANALLVKVNQIGTLSETLDAVSLAQSNGFRCMMSHRSGETEDTTIADLAVATNCGQIKTGAPARSDRVAKYNQLLRIEEELDDAAVYAGAGAFPRFKA, via the coding sequence GTGCCGTCCGGTGCGAGCACCGGCCAGTTCGAGGCAGTCGAGCGCCGCGACGGCGACAAGAAGCGCTACGGCGGCAAGGGTGTCGAGGACGCGGTCGACGCCGTGGCCGAGGAGATCGCGCCGCGCGTGCTCGGCTACGACGCCAGCGAGCAACGCCTGGTCGACCAGGAGATGATCAACGCCGACGGCACCGACAACAAGGGCAAGATCGGCGCCAACGCGATCCTCGGCGTGAGCCTCGCGGTCGCCAAGGCGGCCGCCGACTCGGCCGACCTGCCGTTGTTCCGCTACGTCGGCGGGCCCAACGCCCACCTGCTGCCGGTGCCGATGATGAACATCCTCAACGGCGGCGCCCACGCCGACTCCAACGTCGACATCCAGGAGTTCATGATCGCGCCGATCGGCGCCGGCTCCTTCCGCGAGGCACTGCGCTGGGGCGCGGAGGTCTACCACGCGCTGAAGAAGGTGCTGCACGACAAGGGGCTGTCGACCGGCCTCGGCGACGAGGGCGGCTTCGCGCCCGACCTCGAGTCCAACCGGGCCGCGCTCGACCTGATCATCGACGCCATCAAGGCGGCCGGCTTCACGCCGGGCAAGGACATCGCGCTCGCGCTCGACGTCGCGGCGAGCGAGTTCCACGACAAGGGCTCCTACACCTTCGAGGGCGGCAAGAAGTCGGCGCAGGAGATGACCGACTACTACGCGGACCTGGTTGCGTCATACCCGCTGGTGTCGATCGAGGACCCGCTCAACGAGGACGACTGGGAGGGCTGGAAGACGCTCACCGACCAGCTCGGCGACAAGGTGCAGATCGTCGGCGACGACCTCTTCGTCACCAACCCGACGCGGCTGCAGCGCGGCATCGAGTCCGGCACCGCCAACGCGTTGCTGGTGAAGGTCAACCAGATCGGCACGCTGAGCGAGACGCTCGACGCGGTCAGCCTGGCGCAGAGCAACGGCTTCCGCTGCATGATGAGCCACCGCTCCGGTGAGACCGAGGACACCACGATCGCCGACCTGGCGGTCGCCACCAACTGCGGCCAGATCAAGACCGGTGCGCCGGCGCGGTCGGACCGGGTCGCCAAGTACAACCAGCTGCTGCGCATCGAGGAGGAGCTCGACGACGCGGCGGTGTATGCCGGGGCCGGCGCCTTCCCGCGCTTCAAGGCCTGA